DNA sequence from the Antedon mediterranea chromosome 7, ecAntMedi1.1, whole genome shotgun sequence genome:
gtaAAGTTACATATTTTGGTATTCATAATAAGTACAAAGTTAAAttctaaatactgtataaaatagtGATTTTTACTTACAACTATGTAAAAATAGACTTAATCTACAAATGCTGAGACAATGATGTTATTGTTTGAAGGCTTCAATGGTGTAAGATGTATATTATCAAATGCTTAaatgtataatactgtacatttttccTCCAACATACTGTATCTACTCAAGAAACCCAATTATGCCAATTAATTTTACCATGTCAATTATGTTTTTCcggtatatacagtagttatcaTGGAAGTATATAATCTAGCTATAATGTTAAATAAAGacatattgtccccctgaaaaaataattgttttaatttaaaggaaaaaatagtcaaattggctgccagttaATGAgtttttagttgaatttaatCGTTTGCTTTGTCTTTTTACGTGTGTATTGCCCTGGTgttaaactgaccaatcatagtaatcaaatagcaCGCAAACTATGCTTTCTCCCGAGATTTCACAAAGTTTGTGTGTGTGAAAACATGTAGTAAGTCGGGAGATCAAACCTGTTTACAAattgtaacaatttatgcagatgtgaaaaggtattaagctctgtctgcactatcaaactagtttgacaaaaagagtgtgatgtgcccaaatatggtagtgatatgtctaaatatagtaatgatatgacatcatcatgtccatatatgggcaaagtttgatagcgtagacagagctttagactattATTAAATCTTCAAAATTGAATTCTCTTTTCTCCCATTCAATGCCATGGCTTCATTTTCCACCATCATAGTAAGACAGCATCATCTAATATAAAGGTCTGTTTAGTATTATTTTGCATCTAAAAACTTTTATGAACATCCATTGTATCTGTTTAGCGCCCTCTAGTAGTCATCATCGAGGTCTCGGTTGAGTAAATTTGGATTCTGTACGATAACTCTTAGTAGGAGAGTGTTGAGGTAGTCTTGTGTTTCTCGTAAACATTTTGACTGTTGATGTAACTGCTCTTCAAGATCTAAAACTTTTGTAGCCAAGTcctaagaaaaaaatataaacaaaataacatgtaaataaatgtacagtattattaagctctgtctacattattgatctttatgtgacaaaaaatgtgatgtgtccaaatatggatacttttttttattctcgCTTTAGGGAAATTGCTaaggataaccataagtgaattcattcactatccttccataaaggtggcaatcccatTCATAAGACAAACATATGCACAAGaagctctacataaacaaagtcttattacaagtctttgggagtggagttgtaatttgtcctgacatatgacatatgaacccaggacccttggattggtagccaagcagcATCATAACCAttaagccacaactccactccaaacgatgtcatatcactatttgggtgcatcacactttgttgtcaaactagtttgatagtgcagaagGAGCTTCAAAGAAATTCTAAACTGCATAGTAATATActgaatactgtattaattaattatgaatcaataaagatgaggaaacctgtgagaatgagaaaaattcACCCAAACTAAGATTTAAAGTCAGAATCtattaaggcccatttacactaggttGATAAGGGCAACATAAATGGTTATCTTATAATTCTAgatgaacaatttttaaaattattttgtaatgcaagaaaaattcattattagggaggtttcgcaatcttacgaatacgataacgaaaacggatacgtcactcacacgtattcgtttttcgtaagccagtaaaaatctgtttcgcatggcaacgaaatattgagggcgcctcCCAAAATGACTGCGGTAAATGTGAgggaagcgcaggtacgtgttgcttggtgcttggctgcctaggcctagcataacatcaaagcgagtgaagcctttaaaaattgctatttatcaaaatttacctggcattttagtaaattactttagtaaattactttcaataaaagtataattatattataatcatgaatcattcctgattcaaatgcaaaatgtgcaaaatagatcaaaaactatactcgttttgtagttacgaatatgactggtgatatttgtcaacacgaatacgctttacgaatatgaaatggggatcagctcaaaagtttcacaaatgtgtgacgtatccgttttcgttatcgtattcgtaaggttgcgaaacctccctattatctatttatcgtcgactgttatcgtcctagtgtaaatgtttatattgataGATATATAAGACAAAGGTAAATATATAcctttattttcttaaataaatttaatctaATCAAATCGTCATATAATAACTGTGGGTATTTGATGTACAACTACAATTTCAGGTTATATTTCAGATGGGCATAATTTAATGTGAACAACCATTTATCATGGTTCACACCACATGTGGTTTAgcattatattaatttaatgtgtATGATCCAGTGTGATTTATCAAAGGTGATttagcatttttttaaattataatgtgaaccatattttcatttaatccTGTATTTTTATCAAAGGTGATTTagcatttttataaattattggaaccacattttttgttttaattcagtATGATTTATCATGAGTCTCTGGGAGATAAAAGTATTCAATATTATGCTGTTTAACAGACAGTGCTCTGTACTTACAATCACAAAAGGCTCTATTCTTTATTATAGTTCTGTAATAGTGTTGGAATTTCTATACTGATATAGAATTCGATATGATTGTACTAACTGTATATTTAAGCCAGTGGGCTTGCTTTCGAGGTGGGCCTCTGATTTTCgaggttttacagtatttttgtggaaaacaaatattacaatCAGGGACAAGCCCTCTGGAAGTAATACTTGTGTAAGGgcatgtggcgcagtgtgttggatgtTTGACTACTGATCATGAGAttgaggttcgaatccaactctcgccgcattgcttgtatccttaggcaagatattTTACTTACgcttgcctctctccacccaggtgtataaatgggaacccggttagatcaagacacaagtCTGCGCttattactagctgcattatgggagtatgtttccatacgtatTTGATCaggaaaaaatgactggggtaataatgttcagcggtTAGAGGTTTCTCAACATTAGGcattatataaatccaggatattattattattattaagaaattATACACTTACCTCTTTTGACATGTTTTCAAATCTTGCCATAGGAGATGAAACTGTTTTGGGTTTGCGATACGGACGGGTCGGAACTTTAACACTATAACCAGAATTGATGCTTCCgtcaatatttattatcacaGGTTTAGGCTCAGCTGGTGATGTCATCTCGGGCACTTCTGGTTTCGGAGCACCATTTGGTGAAGGTGTCCTAGACATCTCAAATACAGATGTGTTTGTCGGTGACGTCGAGGCAGCTCTCTTTTCTTCCATCTTGCCCTTTGCTATGTCCGAATCGGTAGTATCACTTCCATATCTTGCTGACCTTACAGGTGACCTATTGGGTTGGGTCTGCTTGACCAGTGTTGTCTCTATAGGCAATGCTCTTGTGGGTGAGTTTCTTGGTGGTTTGACAGGCGGTGTCCTAATTGGTGAATCTGGAAAGGATTTCTCAGATGACATTTCTGATTGGACTTCTGGTGTCTTTACTGGTGTCTTCTCAGATGGCACGGTTACTGGCTCTGGTTTATTTTTGGCAGGAATTGATAGTTGTGCACTTGGTTGATCTGAGCTATGAAACGAGTGCCGGAATTTGGCTAAATTAAAAAGACAAAGaaaataagttaataataataatttgtcagTGAACGTTCTTCCAATCGcatggttcaatcctgacctagtgccagggttgtaactcacaactctttcaagtccactccctaagcctcaaatgagaaaTACTATAAAAAAGAAGGCATTTATTACTTACCATCTCTTTGTACATGTTTCTTCTCAGTGTTTTCATCAACGGAAACTAATTTTCGATGTGGTAATGTTTGGTAACTTCTGTAATACGCACTTTCTGATGACGATCTTCTGCGGTTAGCAATACTACCCACATCCTCGTCTTCAACCTCTAGTTCGCTCGTCTCTGTTTTTAACGAGTCTGCGTGACCTTTCTTACTGTGATTGGGATCAACATGATAGCTGGACTTAGTGGCTGGACTTGTTGTGTTTGGGTCAATATTTGCATACGGCATGGACAGTCTGCGATGAGCAGGGGCGTACTTTGCCAGACGTCGTCGTTGAGTTGGGGGCGTCCTTATCTGTGCCTTGTTCAAGTCGTTTACAGATGGTAcagataatgtttttttaacaaatttctatatttaataaaaataaataaaaaatcatgactattttttttaatgatataccATTATTACAAACCACAGTTTAATTTCCTTAATATGAAATATAGCTTTACTAACAAAACGTATGACATCATCTAACTGGAAATGATTTTTGCAGAGAATATGACTAATAAAATAGTTattcaaattgatttttattcCATCTGTTAAAATAGTAAATACAGAACTGGAAACAACTCCTTTCCTGGCAGAGGAACTCCCTGTTGTGTGGAAACCCTTTCATTGATGTGTGGAACTTCTTCTCTGCTGTTTGCGATATAGTTTGTGGTAGATTGATTGAACAGCCCAAGAAAGGTACCATCACTGTCCTATGGTATATTTCATTGAGCTTTCGGACAAGATAGTTCAAATGCACATTTTACTAGCAGTATCACACAAAGTAATTGCgcaaattatataaatttaaaatcattaaaccATTAGGGGGTGGGActaaaaaatgattggtaagcatatatattatatataagtaAAACCTTATCTGAACTGGTTAGAGAGAGGCCAACTACaagaccaaaagtcaatactgggactataccagGGGATATGCCAGTTTGTGAAATTATACATAAAGTAGGAGACCAGAAGTGGGACTATACCCAAGGAAATATGGtatatagaaaataaagttattttactCAATTAGTTGAGTAATATTCTATGTATCGCCAAAACTCATCCTACCAAATCTTCCGGTGAGAATAATCATATACCTAATTACATTCCATGTTGGAACatgtaataaatatagaaatccCCACATCCCACCCCCTGCTGTGACaggtttaaaatattattataaattctgTAAGTTACTCTAGTTGTACTGCCTCCCCCTGCTGTGACTTACCGGATCAGATTTTGGTATAGACTTCGGTACTGGTTCACTTTGTTTCATCTCCAGCTGAGGCTTACTGCTATTCTCCGCTGATGACTGCTTTTCTTTCTTTGGATCTGAAATAccaatgaattaattaatcatttaaatttctaGAAATTTTGATTTCAAAATAACCTATTGGACATGTAAGGAAATTCTATTTTAAAGGGTTTTTCACAGTCCGGCACCTGAAAAAGAACGTTAATTTTTTGGTTTTAACGCGGCAACGTGCATATATCGTTTGGGGCATTGACGCATGGAGCATCGTGAAAACGAACTATGACAGGTGTGAAAAACCAAAGTGGGGTTTAGTCGCTATATTTTAGAAATAATTAGGAAATTTAGTTATAGAAAATGTTAATGCATTCGAACAGGGAAAAAATCATTGCCAGACTCCTTTtatctatataatatatgttgtttttttaattggacATTAAGGAGAAGATCTGACTGTATTTGTTTACAGTATTACCTGCTGTAGTTATTTTACTTTGTACTGTTTTCTTATCGTCTTTTACTTCTCCCTGAGTCTGCTTCATTTTAGCCATGTTCCAGCTGTGCATTGGGGCGTATGGGTTTAATCCACTTTTCACTTGGATAGTGATTTCTACATCTCCTCTTTCTTTTTTGCTTTTAGCTGACTTTCCTTCTAACTTATACcaactaaataataatagaaacagtaaattaaaaaacaaactactgtattactgtacatttatttgAGCGGGAGTTTATTCTACTGATTTTGTAGTGGTGGGGAGGGGCAAAGGGAGTGTTTATTCGAAGGGAGGGGGAGTTTCttcaaataaatactattcaaATAACTCTAATTTAGTAGTGGAACAGTGGTAGTTCAGTGGAACAATAGGTTGTGATATTCTATGACGTCTGGTGTAGAGATTTCTATAATTTTCCAAGAATGCCTATATCATCATTCCATATTGATAACAACCAAACAGACATAgcatacaaacaaaacaaaaatattgtcaTTTTATGTCATCCTCTCATTAGTAAACAATACAAGTTAGATGTAAAGTTTACATAATCAGAATCACAAAGTGATAATATGttaatcattatcaatataACATGACATGACATTTTAGatgataataacattaacagatAACATTTTCCAAAATGACATTTTGTTTGGCTATCATATCTAACTGTCATATTGTCAGACTATCTAAATCataaaataagtactgtaataatgtttgacaacaattatttaatttaaatttaaagatgtattgtccccaaaaatcctgaaaaataaagatttataaataaGACTTTTAATagaccattttgcagttttaataaagttattcaattccatagaaaaaaaacaaaaacaaataatgatttcacttataaaaagacaaaataaacagttaaactTAACCAAAACCCATTGTCTGATagaaaatttgaatattttttgctttaaataatttttttgccgatccaatttttggtcaaattaaataactatattaagtgaaaataaatgaaatattcaacaaacagataaaaaaaaatgttcagggggacaatatatctttaaactgTATGGTATAGTTTGTTCAGTCATTCAACACAATAAAAATAGGTTTCATGGGACAGTGAATTCTAGTTTTCAGAATTGGTTTTAATATTCAGTGTTTATACTTTTATTCTCTATtcaatttaaatactgtacagtgaAACTTTTCGTTTATCTTGATCAAACGTGCATGGTTTAACGTTGCTAAAGCACAAATAACTTACCTACGAACTGGTCTGCCATCTTCTTTGACTGATGACAGCGGAATATTGACCTGTCCTATAAGGTCATCTAAAACAAGTCCTCGATTATAAATGATAATATCTACTGAACTGTTTTCTTTGTAAATAtatctgaaaaataatttatgaaatgTCTTTAAATTAACACAGAAAAACTAATAGGTGAGCAATTCAATAATTGTTATGTTGTAACTTGTTTATACAATTTCTTTACCATATGTATTCATGAGAATAAATCGAGATgatctacataaacaaagttatTAACAAATCCAGGACAGGATTTGAACACATGACACTGGAAtcacaataaaatgtgatgtgcccatatatggacataatgatgtcatacacaactatatttgggcataccactatcatatttgggcacatcatacttttttgtcataCTTTACTAGTTTGAATAGTGTAGCTACAACTACTTATTTTCTACAGTAATTTGACCCCTGACCTAAACAA
Encoded proteins:
- the LOC140054771 gene encoding uncharacterized protein, whose product is MSEANLALQSCKIIVHRARNLIVKGRDNTNSSYALICSGKEKFQTAVVDKTLFPQWNEECILYIYKENSSVDIIIYNRGLVLDDLIGQVNIPLSSVKEDGRPVRSWYKLEGKSAKSKKERGDVEITIQVKSGLNPYAPMHSWNMAKMKQTQGEVKDDKKTVQSKITTADPKKEKQSSAENSSKPQLEMKQSEPVPKSIPKSDPKFVKKTLSVPSVNDLNKAQIRTPPTQRRRLAKYAPAHRRLSMPYANIDPNTTSPATKSSYHVDPNHSKKGHADSLKTETSELEVEDEDVGSIANRRRSSSESAYYRSYQTLPHRKLVSVDENTEKKHVQRDAKFRHSFHSSDQPSAQLSIPAKNKPEPVTVPSEKTPVKTPEVQSEMSSEKSFPDSPIRTPPVKPPRNSPTRALPIETTLVKQTQPNRSPVRSARYGSDTTDSDIAKGKMEEKRAASTSPTNTSVFEMSRTPSPNGAPKPEVPEMTSPAEPKPVIINIDGSINSGYSVKVPTRPYRKPKTVSSPMARFENMSKEDLATKVLDLEEQLHQQSKCLRETQDYLNTLLLRVIVQNPNLLNRDLDDDY